In Argiope bruennichi chromosome X1, qqArgBrue1.1, whole genome shotgun sequence, the genomic stretch agtatttttaaaagaaaatttaagttacCGTTactggaattaaaaaattttggtgGTGAAATCAAAGACTGGTTGCCATTTTGGGGTCAGTTTAGTAAAATTGATAGTGACCCAAATATTGACGAGGCTGATAAACTTCAATATTTGATACAAGCTACATTGCCTTCTGCTAGAGCTAGAGAGTTAGTTGAAAGTTTTCCACCTTCAAAGGAAAATTATCACAAAGCAATAGACTCGTTAAAATCACGATTTGGACGAGATGACTTACTTATCGAATTCTATGTTCGGGAACTTTTGAAGTTAACAATTTCTATGAAATCTAGGGATCAAAAAGTAAAACTTCCTACTTTGTACGATCGGATTGAGACACAGCTTAGAGCTTTAGAAAGTTTAGGAGTAACAACTGAAAAATATGCAGTTATGCTCTTTCCTTTAGTTGAATCTTGTTTATCCGAGGAAGTTCTCAGAGCTTggcaaatgaataataattatagtgATTAAAAAGAAGAATCTCGACTTGAAAATTTAATGCCGTTTTTGAAAAACGAAGTAGAAGGAGAAGAACGAATCAATCTGGCCATGAAAGGGTTTTCTGTTAGAGACAGTCCTAAGATTTATTCATTGAAAACGGCTGCACTCATTGTACACGGCTGCCGGGCTTTTTGCTGGAAGTCAAAGTCTACTAACTGTGTTTTTTGCAACGAAAAGAATcatgaaagtaaaaattgcaaacTTTCATTGAATTTAGATTTACAGGAAAAAACAACTTTGCTGGCCAAGAAGAAATGCTGTTATCGATGTTTCAAGACTGGACACATGGTAGGGCAGTGTacaagtaaaatgaaatgaatgaatgaatcccAGTGtcaaaaaaaacattataatgttaTGTGTCCTGAAATGAAGCATTTTGAATCCACTGGTTTAGGTAAAATAGTCGACAAAGCTATggaaaattcaaaggaaaaattcaACACCTTGGCGATCCCAACTTGTTCAGCTGATGTTCTTCTGCAAACTTTAGTAGTATATCTTTATGGTAATGATGGCAATTTTCCTGTGAGAGCGTTAATTGACACAGGTAGCCAAAAATCATACATAACTAAAGAAGCTGTTTCTAAATTGAGTTATGAAACAATTAGAGCTGAAGATATGATCCACAATCTTTTTGGTGGTATAGAGAGTAAGCAGAAACATCATTTATACAAAGTGTATGCAAGCAGTTTCCAAAAGGACTATAACTGTTCTTTCGAAGCTTATGATCAAGAGACAATATGTATTGATATACCAACAGCAACTTCTGGACCGTGGACTAAAGAGATtgaagaaaaaggaatatttcttaGTGACAAAGAAGCCCGTCTCTATGATTCAACGTCTTCAGTGCATTTGTTGATAGGTGTTGATATAGCAGGTAAACTTTTTACTGGAAAAGTTGTGAATTTATCTTGTGGATTAATAGCAATGGAAACGCTACTTGGATGGACTCTTATgggaaaattagaaaatgaaatgaaaaatgacatCTACATGACAGTACTGTCTTTACAAGTGAACAACAAAAGCATTAGTGATCTTTGGAGTTTGGAAACTCTTGGAATATTGGATCCTGCAGATAAACAAAGCCAAATGGAAATTGAGAAAGAAACCGAAAAGCTGTTTTTGAATTCTGTTAAACAAGATGGAGATGGTAGATATGTTGTTTCACTACCATAGTTAGAAGATCACCCTGTTCTACCTTCGAACAAAAGTCTTGCtgagaaaagattgaaaaatgcaattgatAGAATCAAAAATCTTGGTATGCTACAGgactatgaaaatgtttttgaaaactgGAAGAAAGAAGGTATTGTTGAAGAATTAAATAGTGAAGATCTCAAGGACTCTAAGTGTCACTATCTTCCTCATCGACCTGTCATAAAAAACAATTCACCAACAAGGATCAGATCTGTCTTCGATGGTTCTGCAAAATCCAAAGGAAGTCCATCCTTAAATGATTGCCTAGTAACAGGTCCAAACCTTGTGGAACTTATTCCAACCCTAATAAATAGGTTTCGTATTGGGAAGTATGGTGTGATCGCCGATATACACAAAGCTTTTCTACAGATTCAGCTGAATGACAGTGACAAGGATTATCTGCGATTTCTTTGGTGGCAAGATGGAGATTCAAATAATGTCAAAATCTACAGACACTGCCGCGTAGTGTTTGGGATCAAATCAAGTCCATTCCTTTTAGGGGCAACATTGAATCACCTATTAGATGGAGCTCCTGATTGCTACAAGATGACAGCTCAACACCTACAGAAATATATGTATGTTGACAATTGTGTGGCTAGTGTTAAAAGCGAAGCTGACTTGACACAGTTTATAAATGAATCCACAAAAATCATGGCTCTCGGAAAATTTGATTTACGTGGCTGGCAACACAATTCTTTTGAATCCTTAATAGACAATTGTAATGAATCTCAAGATGTTTCTCCTACCTCTCAAAACGTTCCAGTTCTTGGTCTTCTTTGGAACATTGAAAGAGACACGTTAGAAATTGATGTCAAAAGTGACACGCAGAGTGAATCTGTGAAAGTAACAAAGAGATATATTCTCTTAAAATGTCACAAAATACTTGACCCTATTGGAATTACTACCCCCATaactttaattccaaaaatattgctcCAAGAAACGTGGAAAATTAAGGCTAATTGAGATGACATTCTTCCAGAAGAAAttgttcataaatttgaaaaatgggacAGACAGTTACATCAGTTGAACAAACTAGAAATACCAAGATGGATTCAGGGGCATAAGAACTCAAAACATAGTTTGCATGTATTTTGTGACGCTAGTCAACAAGCCTATGCTACTTGCATTTTCTTAAGATCTGTGAACCAGAAAGGAGTTACTTGTCATTTAGTAGCAGCAAGATCATGAATAGCACCCCTAAAAAGTATTTCCATTTCCAGATTGGAGCTATTGGGTTGTTGCATCGGCTTGTGGCTTGCCAAAACTATTTGCACTGATTTAGAAGAACTTGGTGATATACCTGTTTATTACTGGTCAGATTCCATGAACTGTTTGTACTGGATTAATAATGATGAGCAACGGGCAACGTTTGTAATGAACCGAGTAAAGGAAATTAGATCGCGCAGTGAACCTTATCAGTGGAATCATGTACCTGGAAATCTAAACCCAGCTGACTTACCTTCGAGAGGCTGTTCAGTTAATACTTTGATAGCTCGAAGATGGTGGGAAGGTCCAGCCTGGTTAACAGAGGAAGAAGAATTGTGGCCCGTGTCTAATTTATCCCCTGACAAGAATGTCGTcaatgcagaaaagaaaaaatcagtTGTCAATTCTCTGTTTGTGTCAGATTACATTAGAGAATTCTTAATAAGATTTTCGTCATTTGAGAAGCTGATTCGAGTTACTGCATGGATGATCAGGTTTTGCAGAAGCAGTAAACTAGCAAAATCTTGTCGTGTAACAGACATACTGACTCCTGACGAGCTGAAGGAAGCAGAAACAAAAATcttgttgattgtcaaaaaaACTTCATTTGTTTCTGGTAAGAACGAAGGcctaaaaatatccaatatgtTATTGACCAAAATGGATTATTAAGAATGAAAACCAGGTTAACATTTCGAGAAGATACTCAAGATTTCAAGTTTCCAATAATTCTTCCTTCAGATCATCCTGTTGTTACAAGTTTGATTGTATCTAAACATAAAGAACTTTTGCACTGTGGTATTCAGACGTTAATAGCAAGTCTTCgagaaaaatattggattttgaaGGCCAGGAAAACAATTAGAAAGGTTATACGTAAATGTGTTATTTGCAAAAGATTCAATGCCAGACCTATTGAAGTAATGTTTGCTCCTCTGTCTGACGATCGAATCAAGGATGTTTCTTGTTTTGAAGTCACTGGAATAGATCTGGCTGGACCAGTCTTCTTGAGAGATGGAAGCAAATCATGGATTGTTTTATTTACCTGTGCAGTTTACCGCACAGTACATCTTGACACAGTACACAGTACATTAGTAACATCACTTACGACTGGCAAATTCCTTTTCTCTTTACGTCGGTTTATCGCAAGAAGAGGAAGACCTTCTACAATCTATACTAATAACGATTATAATTTTCATGGATCCGATCAAGCTCTGAGAAGAGTGGATTGGCAAAAAATCAAAAGCAACACATCTGTGTCAAGAATACAGCGGAAGTTCATCCCGACCAGCTCGCCATGATGGAGTAGATTCTTTGAAAGATTGATTGGCCTAATGAAAACCATCTTAAGAAAAGTCCTCGGCAAGGATTGCTTAAAATATTAGGAGCTTTCAACAGTCCTTTGCGATTGTGAGAATGTCATAAATTCCAGACCAATAACTTAAGTTTCTGAAGACCTGGAACTCGAACCACTGACTCCAGCGATGTTTCTGAGAGACCTTAAAGAGAGTGGAGTTCTAGATATGGATCAAATCGAATCTTCAAGTTTGCAAAAAAGATATCTTTATAGATTGAAACTTTGTGAAGATCTAAGAAAACGGTTTCGGTCTGAGTATCTTGGACAGCTTAGAAGTTATGCGAAAAAATCACGAAACAGCTACCTCTTTTCCATAGGAGATATAGTTTTATTAGAAACCACTGCCAAAAGAATCAGTTGGCCTCTTGGAAAAGTGGTCGAATTAACCAAATGAAAAGATGGAATAGTGCGTCTTGTCAAAGTTCGCACTAAGCAAGGAGAGTTGCTTCGACCTATACAGCGCCTCTGTCCTCTTGAAGTAAGTTCTCCCTTCGACAGAGAACTTCGCAAGCGAATTGAAGATCCTGTCATTTGTGACGAAGGAGAGGACATAATCCGAGTGATTCATCATCCCCAGTGCCGGTCTCTCAGGAAGAACCAGCACCAGTGCCCGTCTCTCAGGAAGAACCAGCACCAGTGCCCGTCTCTCAGGAAGAACCAGCACCAGTGCCCGTCTCTCAGGAAGAACCAGCACCAGTGCTCGTCTCTCAGGAAGAACCAGCACCAGTGCTCGTCTCTCAGGAAGAACCAGCACCAGTGCTCGTCTCTCAGGAAGAACCAGCACCAGTGCCCGTCTCTCAGGAAGAACCAGCACCAGTGCTCG encodes the following:
- the LOC129959422 gene encoding uncharacterized protein LOC129959422, translating into MLQDYENVFENWKKEGIVEELNSEDLKDSKCHYLPHRPVIKNNSPTRIRSVFDGSAKSKGSPSLNDCLVTGPNLVELIPTLINRFRIGKYGVIADIHKAFLQIQLNDSDKDYLRFLWWQDGDSNNVKIYRHCRVVFGIKSSPFLLGATLNHLLDGAPDCYKMTAQHLQKYMYVDNCVASVKSEADLTQFINESTKIMALGKFDLRGWQHNSFESLIDNCNESQDVSPTSQNVPVLGLLWNIERDTLELLGCCIGLWLAKTICTDLEELGDIPVYYWSDSMNCLYWINNDEQRATFVMNRVKEIRSRSEPYQWNHVPGNLNPADLPSRGCSVNTLIARRWWEGPAWLTEEEELWPVSNLSPDKNVVNAEKKKSVVNSLFVSDYIREFLIRFSSFEKLIRVTAWMIRFCRSSKLAKSCRVTDILTPDELKEAETKILLIVKKTSFVSDHPVVTSLIVSKHKELLHCGIQTLIASLREKYWILKARKTIRKVIRKCVICKRFNARPIEVMFAPLSDDRIKDVSCFEVTGIDLAGPVFLRDGSKSWIVLFTCAVYRTVHLDTVHIRTKQGELLRPIQRLCPLEVSSPFDRELRKRIEDPVICDEGEDIIRVIHHPQCRSLRKNQHQCPSLRKNQHQCPSLRKNQHQCPSLRKNQHQCSSLRKNQHQCSSLRKNQHQCSSLRKNQHQCPSLRKNQHQCSSLRKNQHHSQPPFRRGKDFCH